A genomic window from Nicotiana sylvestris chromosome 11, ASM39365v2, whole genome shotgun sequence includes:
- the LOC104221561 gene encoding uncharacterized protein isoform X1, producing MESSPTEEDFISASACFTQPPNLVSLSPFTPSVPPSPRRLSSCYSQPSQPIKAKRQLAWVSLQGRLVGAEESSSAKKIGGGLNHKEAVVWELFSPIHRILIVAVVAVAAANSKKNKEILRLKKSVELRDQVLLGMQQKLDTLCEQVNYFKDQPETAADTNGCFLCEQHMNQSNNFYEKNMMKGEEVFKYETPPAADQAEQEERRMSDLSDWAGSVTSSVDTQPNTLAVEQDFRNLRKECEEKDAAIKELSTFLQSSEAFGAKRIGELEDIIRRKNTIITKLKKDILILEQKVVNLTRLRRPSFSSTSSKVVQLPPLTDNIVYDMDSTTSPSSSDSDSSPRRMAQALTAKSQDIPVKQCESALRQNQKEQQAESRLPLLVKPTDRRSKSRSVSPLKEKSLNQTQDSVSKLKPKQVSSVSAESRRRRPPVAKSKNAVTEKRWL from the exons ATGGAGTCATCACCCACAGAAGAGGATTTTATATCAGCATCGGCCTGTTTTACTCAACCGCCGAATTTAGTGTCGTTATCACCATTCACGCCGTCAGTTCCGCCGTCACCTCGGCGGCTTTCGAGCTGTTATTCTCAACCAAGCCAACCCATAAAAGCGAAAAGACAACTCGCTTGGGTGTCTCTACAAGGAAGGCTTGTCGGCGCTGAGGAATCCAGCTCAGCTAAAAAAATCGGCGGCGGGTTGAACCATAAAGAAGCTGTCGTATGGGAACTGTTTAGTCCCATTCATAGGATTCTTATTGTTGccgttgttgctgttgctgcagCGAATTCGAAGAAGAATAAAGAGATTTTGAGGCTGAAGAAATCTGTTGAACTTAGG GATCAAGTGCTCTTAGGCATGCAACAAAAGCTAGACACTTTATGTGAACAAGTTAACTATTTCAAGGATCAGCCAGAAACTGCAGCTGACACAAATGGCTGTTTTCTTTGTGAGCAACACATGAATCAGTCAAACAATTTTTATGAG AAGAATATGATGAAGGGTGAGGAGGTGTTTAAGTATGAAACGCCTCCAGCCGCAGATCAGGCTGAACAAGAAGAACGTCGTATGTCTGATTTGTCTGATTGGGCTGGTAGCGTCACTTCTTCTGTAGACACTCAG CCGAATACTTTAGCAGTTGAGCAAGATTTTCGTAATCTCCGAAAGGAATGTGAAGAGAAAGATGCCGCCATCAAGGAGTTATCCACTTTTCTTCAGTCATCAGAAGCTTTTGGTGCAAAG AGGATTGGTGAGCTGGAAGATATCATCCGCAGAAAGAATACGATTATAACTAAGCTCAAGAAAGATATTTTGATCTTAGAGCAGAAG GTCGTGAATCTAACAAGACTTAGAAGACCATCTTTCTCTTCAACAAGCTCAAAGGTGGTGCAGCTTCCTCCATTGACAGATAACATTGTTTATGACATGGACAGTACTACTAGCCCTTCGTCTTCAGATTCGGATAGCTCCCCAAGGAGAATGGCTCAAGCTCTTACTGCTAAAAGTCAAGACATCCCTGTTAAGCAGTGTGAGAGTGCTTTAAGGCAAAACCAGAAGGAGCAGCAGGCAGAAAGCCGCCTACCTTTGTTGGTGAAACCAACAGATAGACGTTCAAAGTCACGATCAGTAAGCCCATTGAAGGAGAAATCATTGAATCAGACACAGGATTCAGTCTCCAAGCTGAAACCAAAGCAGGTATCATCTGTTAGCGCAGAATCTAGAAGGAGGCGACCCCCTGTTGCTAAGTCGAAGAATGCTGTTACAGAAAAACGATGGCTTTA G
- the LOC104221561 gene encoding uncharacterized protein isoform X2 yields the protein MESSPTEEDFISASACFTQPPNLVSLSPFTPSVPPSPRRLSSCYSQPSQPIKAKRQLAWVSLQGRLVGAEESSSAKKIGGGLNHKEAVVWELFSPIHRILIVAVVAVAAANSKKNKEILRLKKSVELRDQVLLGMQQKLDTLCEQVNYFKDQPETAADTNGCFLCEQHMNQSNNFYENMMKGEEVFKYETPPAADQAEQEERRMSDLSDWAGSVTSSVDTQPNTLAVEQDFRNLRKECEEKDAAIKELSTFLQSSEAFGAKRIGELEDIIRRKNTIITKLKKDILILEQKVVNLTRLRRPSFSSTSSKVVQLPPLTDNIVYDMDSTTSPSSSDSDSSPRRMAQALTAKSQDIPVKQCESALRQNQKEQQAESRLPLLVKPTDRRSKSRSVSPLKEKSLNQTQDSVSKLKPKQVSSVSAESRRRRPPVAKSKNAVTEKRWL from the exons ATGGAGTCATCACCCACAGAAGAGGATTTTATATCAGCATCGGCCTGTTTTACTCAACCGCCGAATTTAGTGTCGTTATCACCATTCACGCCGTCAGTTCCGCCGTCACCTCGGCGGCTTTCGAGCTGTTATTCTCAACCAAGCCAACCCATAAAAGCGAAAAGACAACTCGCTTGGGTGTCTCTACAAGGAAGGCTTGTCGGCGCTGAGGAATCCAGCTCAGCTAAAAAAATCGGCGGCGGGTTGAACCATAAAGAAGCTGTCGTATGGGAACTGTTTAGTCCCATTCATAGGATTCTTATTGTTGccgttgttgctgttgctgcagCGAATTCGAAGAAGAATAAAGAGATTTTGAGGCTGAAGAAATCTGTTGAACTTAGG GATCAAGTGCTCTTAGGCATGCAACAAAAGCTAGACACTTTATGTGAACAAGTTAACTATTTCAAGGATCAGCCAGAAACTGCAGCTGACACAAATGGCTGTTTTCTTTGTGAGCAACACATGAATCAGTCAAACAATTTTTATGAG AATATGATGAAGGGTGAGGAGGTGTTTAAGTATGAAACGCCTCCAGCCGCAGATCAGGCTGAACAAGAAGAACGTCGTATGTCTGATTTGTCTGATTGGGCTGGTAGCGTCACTTCTTCTGTAGACACTCAG CCGAATACTTTAGCAGTTGAGCAAGATTTTCGTAATCTCCGAAAGGAATGTGAAGAGAAAGATGCCGCCATCAAGGAGTTATCCACTTTTCTTCAGTCATCAGAAGCTTTTGGTGCAAAG AGGATTGGTGAGCTGGAAGATATCATCCGCAGAAAGAATACGATTATAACTAAGCTCAAGAAAGATATTTTGATCTTAGAGCAGAAG GTCGTGAATCTAACAAGACTTAGAAGACCATCTTTCTCTTCAACAAGCTCAAAGGTGGTGCAGCTTCCTCCATTGACAGATAACATTGTTTATGACATGGACAGTACTACTAGCCCTTCGTCTTCAGATTCGGATAGCTCCCCAAGGAGAATGGCTCAAGCTCTTACTGCTAAAAGTCAAGACATCCCTGTTAAGCAGTGTGAGAGTGCTTTAAGGCAAAACCAGAAGGAGCAGCAGGCAGAAAGCCGCCTACCTTTGTTGGTGAAACCAACAGATAGACGTTCAAAGTCACGATCAGTAAGCCCATTGAAGGAGAAATCATTGAATCAGACACAGGATTCAGTCTCCAAGCTGAAACCAAAGCAGGTATCATCTGTTAGCGCAGAATCTAGAAGGAGGCGACCCCCTGTTGCTAAGTCGAAGAATGCTGTTACAGAAAAACGATGGCTTTA G